The following proteins are co-located in the Silene latifolia isolate original U9 population chromosome 1, ASM4854445v1, whole genome shotgun sequence genome:
- the LOC141654975 gene encoding protein FAR-RED IMPAIRED RESPONSE 1-like gives MLKEHVNGFQNIGSLNDFRNFHRDMKCYIHERDGKGSSFDYVVDSNGSLSKAIWADGIARRNYSVFGDGVSFDPTYTTNKYDMTFTPFSGVDHHKRSVTFCGALVAHEDTESFQWVFSRFLAAMGGKEPKYIITDQDPGILNVVPLVFKTTRHRYCMWHIMNKVPSKYGVTRDDYSEFLKKLNAIIWDEDIEAAEFDAK, from the exons ATGCTGAAGGAACACGTAAATGGGTTTCAGAACATTGGAAGCTTAAATGATTTTAGGAACTTTCACAGAGATATGAAATgctacattcatgaacgggaCG GCAAGGGTTCTTCTTTTGACTATGTTGTTGACTCTAATGGTAGCCTGAGTAAAGCTATATGGGCTGACGGTATCGCTAGAAGGAATTACtctgtttttggtgatggagtgTCCTTCGATCCGACCTATACTACCAATAAGTATGATATGACCTTTACACCGTTCAGCGGGGTAGATCACCATAAACGATCAGTCACGTTTTGTGGAGCGTTGGTTGCACATGAAGACACGGAATCATTTCAATGGGTTTTCAGCCGTTTTTTGGCTGCGATGGGTGGAAAGGAGCCTAAGTATATTATCACCGATCAGGATCCTGGTATTCTTAATGTGGTACCCCTCGTGTTCAAGACAACGCGGCATCgatattgtatgtggcatatcatgaacaaaGTGCCAAGCAAGTATGGAGTGACGAGAGACGATTATTCTGAATTTCTAAAGAAATTGAATGCCATTATATGGGATGAAGACATTGAAGCAGCAGAGTTCGATGCCAAATGA